A section of the Prochlorococcus sp. MIT 1341 genome encodes:
- the clpP gene encoding ATP-dependent Clp endopeptidase proteolytic subunit ClpP: MIPIVIEESGRGERAFDIYSRLLRERIVFLGEPVTSDSANRIVAQLLFLEAEDPEKDIFLYINSPGGSVYDGLGIFDTMQHVKPDVHTVCVGLAASMGAFLLCSGTKGKRSSLQHSRIMIHQPLGGARGQASDIRIQADEILYLKGRLNQELSTRTGQPLSRIEDDTDRDFFMSPVEAMDYGIIDSVLDKKPVHSVS; the protein is encoded by the coding sequence ATGATCCCGATAGTTATAGAGGAGTCGGGCCGTGGAGAAAGAGCATTTGACATCTATTCCAGGCTTCTAAGAGAAAGAATCGTATTTTTAGGAGAGCCTGTTACGAGTGACTCTGCGAACCGAATAGTTGCCCAGTTGCTATTTTTGGAGGCAGAGGATCCAGAAAAGGATATTTTCTTGTATATCAACTCTCCAGGAGGTTCAGTTTACGATGGATTAGGTATTTTCGATACGATGCAGCATGTCAAGCCAGATGTTCATACTGTTTGCGTAGGATTGGCTGCAAGTATGGGAGCTTTTCTGTTGTGTTCTGGTACTAAGGGGAAAAGAAGTTCCCTGCAACACTCAAGAATAATGATTCATCAGCCTCTTGGCGGAGCTCGTGGACAAGCAAGTGATATAAGGATCCAAGCTGATGAAATTCTTTATCTAAAAGGTAGATTGAATCAAGAACTATCTACGCGGACTGGTCAACCTTTGTCACGTATAGAAGATGATACAGATAGAGATTTCTTTATGTCTCCAGTGGAAGCCATGGATTATGGAATAATTGATAGTGTTTTAGATAAAAAACCAGTTCATTCAGTTAGCTAA
- the psaK gene encoding photosystem I reaction center subunit PsaK codes for MMTNLLAAAAAAPATFSWSPKVAVVMIACNVLAYAIARANIAQPNEGFQIPNSQYFGGMSHASVVAANCLGHVLGIGTILGLASRGVL; via the coding sequence ATGATGACAAACCTATTAGCTGCTGCAGCAGCTGCCCCTGCCACATTTTCATGGTCTCCCAAAGTGGCGGTGGTTATGATCGCCTGCAACGTGCTTGCTTATGCCATCGCAAGGGCCAACATCGCTCAACCAAATGAAGGCTTTCAAATCCCTAATTCACAGTATTTTGGTGGTATGAGTCACGCATCAGTAGTTGCGGCTAACTGCCTAGGACATGTTTTAGGAATAGGAACCATATTGGGTCTTGCATCAAGAGGAGTTCTCTAA
- the ilvA gene encoding threonine ammonia-lyase, biosynthetic: protein MEDYLKKILRARVYDVAKETPLDFAKNLSTRLKNQIWFKREDLQPVFSFKLRGAYNKMAQLSAEELKIGVIASSAGNHAQGVALSASKLKCRAVIVMPITTPAVKVQAVELLNAEVILHGETYDEAYKEALRRSIKDGLTFIHPFDDPEVIAGQGTIAMEILRQCHIPPDAIYVAVGGGGLIGGISAYVKRLWPQVEVIGVEPIDANAMTQSLKQNKRVELNTVGLFADGVAVKKVGEQTFALAQKYVDRMVTVSTDEICAAIKDVFEDTRSILEPAGALAIAGLKADVNNRNMQEKTLIAVACGANMNFDRLRFVAERAELGEEREAMFAVEIPEKAGSLKNLCETLGERSLTEFSYRMSDGAKAQIFIGIEVLGTEDRVELVNKLEVGGFPCLDLTKDELSKSHLRHMVGGRLPSSAKKLSEDGFKELLYRFEFPERPGALMKFVSNLHKGWSISIFHYRNHGADVGRIVVGVLVREKEIKYWFDFVDSLGYPSFEETNNSAYRLFLGAQ, encoded by the coding sequence ATGGAAGATTACTTAAAAAAAATTCTGCGTGCTCGCGTATATGACGTAGCAAAGGAAACCCCCTTGGACTTTGCCAAAAATCTCAGCACCCGCCTAAAAAATCAAATTTGGTTCAAGCGTGAAGACCTCCAACCAGTCTTTTCTTTCAAACTTCGTGGCGCCTATAACAAAATGGCACAGTTAAGTGCTGAAGAATTAAAGATAGGTGTAATTGCCTCTAGTGCAGGAAACCATGCACAAGGAGTAGCCCTGAGCGCTTCAAAGCTTAAATGTAGAGCTGTAATAGTTATGCCCATAACCACGCCTGCAGTAAAGGTCCAAGCCGTTGAGTTGCTAAATGCAGAGGTGATTTTGCATGGAGAAACATATGACGAAGCCTATAAAGAAGCTCTTCGAAGGAGCATCAAAGATGGTCTTACATTTATCCATCCCTTTGATGATCCAGAAGTCATAGCAGGACAAGGAACCATTGCTATGGAGATTCTTAGACAATGCCACATACCACCTGATGCAATTTACGTTGCAGTTGGAGGAGGAGGACTAATAGGTGGAATCTCAGCTTATGTAAAAAGACTCTGGCCTCAAGTTGAAGTGATAGGAGTTGAACCAATAGATGCTAATGCTATGACCCAATCCCTAAAACAAAACAAACGAGTGGAGCTAAATACAGTCGGTTTATTTGCTGATGGTGTGGCTGTTAAAAAAGTAGGGGAACAAACCTTCGCTCTCGCACAAAAATATGTCGACAGAATGGTGACAGTTTCAACAGATGAAATTTGTGCTGCGATTAAGGATGTCTTTGAAGACACACGTTCAATCCTCGAGCCTGCAGGTGCATTAGCAATTGCAGGTTTAAAGGCTGATGTGAACAATCGCAATATGCAGGAGAAAACCCTTATAGCAGTGGCCTGTGGGGCCAATATGAATTTTGATCGTCTGAGATTTGTTGCGGAGAGAGCTGAATTAGGAGAAGAAAGGGAAGCAATGTTTGCTGTTGAAATCCCGGAAAAAGCAGGAAGCCTAAAAAACCTTTGTGAAACTCTTGGGGAAAGAAGTCTCACAGAATTCAGCTACAGAATGTCTGATGGAGCAAAAGCACAAATATTTATAGGAATAGAAGTCCTTGGGACTGAAGACAGGGTCGAATTGGTCAACAAACTAGAGGTGGGAGGGTTCCCTTGCCTTGATCTCACAAAAGACGAGCTCTCAAAATCACACCTTCGGCACATGGTCGGAGGCCGACTACCATCTTCAGCGAAAAAATTATCTGAAGATGGTTTTAAGGAGCTCTTGTACAGATTTGAATTTCCAGAACGTCCTGGCGCATTGATGAAGTTTGTTAGCAACCTTCACAAGGGATGGAGTATTAGCATTTTTCACTATAGAAATCATGGAGCAGACGTTGGGAGAATAGTTGTTGGAGTCCTTGTTAGAGAAAAAGAAATAAAGTATTGGTTTGATTTCGTTGATTCGCTGGGTTATCCAAGTTTCGAAGAAACAAACAATTCTGCATATCGCCTCTTTCTAGGTGCACAGTAG
- a CDS encoding YggT family protein, with product MEIIATFLQVLAQTLEIYSLVLIVRVLLSWFPNLDWSNPVLSTVSSITDPYLNSFRGIIPPIGGLDLSAILAFIALSLMQRLLFSASIAFLSGTNGYFG from the coding sequence ATGGAAATCATTGCTACATTTCTTCAGGTACTTGCCCAAACACTTGAGATTTACTCTTTAGTTCTAATCGTTCGTGTTCTTCTTAGTTGGTTCCCAAACCTAGATTGGAGCAACCCTGTATTAAGTACAGTAAGCTCGATTACGGATCCATATTTAAATTCCTTTAGAGGAATTATCCCACCAATAGGAGGTCTCGACTTATCTGCAATACTTGCATTTATTGCTTTAAGTCTGATGCAACGTCTTTTATTCAGTGCAAGTATTGCTTTCCTAAGTGGAACAAATGGTTATTTTGGATAA
- a CDS encoding ABC transporter permease translates to MQSKLSLSETVGMAVSTLRANRLRSLLTMLGIVIGNASVITLVGVGRGAQNLAEGQLSNLGANVLFVVPGNNDTRRRGVAFPRNLVLEDAKAIQKQVPSVKRVAPQITSSEVIQAGSRSTSSSISGITPDFLPVRSFEVASGRFISSQDMKSAKSVAVIGPDLRRKLFKFENPIGKVIRIKDQSFEVIGVMEPKGAVFGNNQDENAYIPLSTMVSRVKGRDPTYGISLSFISVEAKNEKSTRAAKFQITNLLRQRHKILRDDDFAVRSQKDALKIVSTITGGLTFMLAAIGGVSLIVGGIGIMNIMLVAVSERTEEIGLRKALGARSADVLIQFLVESLILASLGGVVGTTVGILAIAGVSTITPLPATISAVTVMATVSLSGGIGLFFGVVPARRAAKLDPIVALRSL, encoded by the coding sequence ATGCAAAGCAAATTAAGCCTTTCAGAAACAGTTGGTATGGCTGTCTCTACCTTAAGAGCAAATAGGCTAAGAAGCTTACTAACAATGTTAGGAATTGTTATAGGAAATGCCTCTGTAATTACGTTGGTTGGGGTTGGTAGAGGTGCTCAGAACCTTGCCGAAGGACAATTAAGCAATCTGGGTGCCAATGTACTATTTGTTGTTCCTGGTAATAATGACACTAGAAGGAGAGGAGTTGCCTTTCCTCGAAACTTAGTTCTTGAAGATGCCAAAGCAATACAAAAACAGGTTCCAAGTGTCAAACGTGTGGCTCCACAAATTACATCAAGTGAAGTTATACAAGCAGGTTCTAGGAGTACATCAAGCTCAATCTCAGGAATAACTCCTGACTTCCTACCTGTTAGAAGTTTTGAAGTTGCAAGTGGAAGGTTTATTAGTAGTCAAGACATGAAAAGTGCAAAAAGTGTTGCTGTTATAGGACCTGATCTGAGAAGGAAGTTATTTAAGTTTGAGAATCCAATTGGAAAAGTAATTCGAATAAAAGATCAATCATTTGAGGTTATTGGTGTAATGGAGCCAAAGGGAGCTGTATTTGGAAATAATCAAGACGAAAATGCATATATACCTTTATCAACAATGGTGAGCAGAGTCAAAGGGAGAGATCCAACCTATGGAATCAGTCTAAGCTTTATAAGTGTTGAAGCTAAAAATGAAAAAAGTACTAGAGCAGCAAAGTTTCAAATAACAAATCTTTTAAGGCAAAGACATAAAATTTTAAGAGATGATGATTTCGCAGTTAGGTCTCAAAAGGATGCTTTGAAAATAGTTAGTACTATTACCGGAGGGTTAACTTTTATGCTAGCTGCTATTGGGGGCGTTTCACTGATTGTTGGTGGTATAGGGATTATGAATATTATGTTAGTAGCAGTTAGTGAAAGAACTGAAGAGATTGGGTTAAGAAAAGCTCTTGGAGCCAGAAGCGCAGATGTCTTAATTCAATTTCTTGTTGAATCTTTGATTTTGGCAAGTCTTGGAGGAGTAGTTGGTACGACAGTAGGAATACTTGCAATAGCAGGTGTTTCTACAATTACACCTCTGCCTGCAACCATTAGTGCAGTGACAGTTATGGCGACGGTGAGTCTGTCAGGTGGAATAGGTTTGTTTTTCGGAGTAGTCCCTGCCAGAAGAGCCGCCAAACTTGACCCTATAGTTGCCTTAAGAAGTCTCTAA
- the pyk gene encoding pyruvate kinase, translated as MANFDLARRTKIVATIGPATEEPERIKELIRAGATTFRLNFSHGDHNEHAKRIKTIRRASDELGVHIGILQDLQGPKIRLGRFKDGPISLNKGDIFTLTSKKVECNHDIATVTYEKLANEVTVGSRILLDDGRVEMKVEKVLTKEQKLKCLVTVGGVLSNNKGVNFPDVQLSVRALTTKDKEDLSFGLNQGVDWIALSFVRNPSDMKEIKKLIHSQGHSTPVIAKVEKFEAIDQIDAILPLCDGVMVARGDLGVEMPAEEVPLLQKDLIRKANSLGIPIITATQMLDSMASCPRPTRAEVSDVANAILDGTDAVMLSNETAVGEYPVEAVATMATIAMRIERDYPQRALDSYLECTIPNAISAAVSSIASQLNAAAILPLTKSGATAHNVSKFRPPTPILAITNEAEVARRLQIVWGVTPLLIATQKSSSKTFNLAMGIARKLGLLKDGDIAVQTAGTLEGVSGSTNLLKVEIVRPNLPTGKGIGMGNIKGKVKIYLESESTEKKGKEYILVTPKTDNDLTEEIKESSAVITEDEDEESNVVRISKQLGIPIILGVKGAVNQLKSNEFITLEIEQGLIHRNQDPDIGIGLGE; from the coding sequence ATGGCAAATTTCGATCTAGCTCGCAGAACTAAGATTGTTGCCACAATTGGTCCAGCGACTGAGGAGCCAGAACGGATAAAGGAATTAATACGAGCTGGTGCAACAACATTTCGTCTAAATTTCTCTCATGGAGACCACAATGAACATGCAAAAAGGATAAAGACCATTCGTCGTGCCTCTGACGAGCTTGGTGTTCACATAGGAATACTTCAGGATTTGCAGGGGCCCAAAATCCGACTTGGTAGATTTAAAGATGGCCCAATTAGCCTCAACAAAGGTGACATATTTACACTGACATCAAAAAAAGTAGAGTGTAATCACGATATAGCAACAGTTACCTACGAAAAGCTTGCAAATGAAGTGACTGTTGGAAGCCGAATACTTCTTGATGATGGCAGAGTCGAAATGAAAGTAGAAAAGGTCCTAACAAAAGAGCAAAAACTAAAGTGCTTAGTAACTGTTGGAGGTGTTCTTTCCAACAACAAAGGCGTAAATTTTCCAGATGTTCAACTTTCTGTTAGAGCCTTAACAACTAAGGACAAAGAAGATCTAAGTTTTGGATTAAATCAAGGTGTTGATTGGATAGCTCTTAGCTTTGTACGAAACCCCTCTGATATGAAGGAAATAAAAAAATTGATCCATTCACAGGGTCATTCAACACCGGTTATTGCAAAAGTTGAGAAATTCGAAGCAATAGACCAAATTGATGCGATTCTCCCCTTATGTGACGGTGTAATGGTTGCAAGAGGAGATTTAGGAGTAGAAATGCCTGCAGAGGAAGTGCCTTTACTTCAAAAAGATCTTATTCGCAAAGCAAATAGTTTGGGGATTCCGATAATCACGGCCACTCAAATGCTTGACTCAATGGCCTCATGTCCAAGACCAACAAGAGCTGAGGTTAGTGATGTTGCAAATGCGATTCTTGATGGAACTGATGCAGTAATGCTTTCTAATGAAACTGCTGTTGGGGAATACCCAGTAGAAGCAGTAGCCACAATGGCAACAATAGCAATGCGAATTGAGCGGGACTACCCCCAAAGAGCTCTAGATAGTTATCTAGAATGCACTATTCCAAATGCAATTAGTGCGGCAGTCAGTAGCATCGCTAGTCAATTAAATGCAGCTGCAATCTTACCTTTAACAAAAAGTGGTGCTACCGCCCACAATGTTAGTAAGTTTAGACCGCCAACACCAATACTAGCTATTACAAATGAAGCCGAAGTCGCACGAAGACTTCAGATTGTCTGGGGCGTTACACCTTTACTAATTGCCACACAGAAGAGCTCTTCTAAAACTTTTAATCTCGCGATGGGAATTGCAAGGAAATTAGGTTTACTTAAAGATGGTGATATAGCTGTTCAGACTGCTGGAACACTTGAAGGAGTAAGTGGGTCTACAAACCTTTTAAAAGTAGAGATTGTTAGGCCTAACTTGCCAACTGGAAAAGGCATTGGCATGGGCAACATTAAAGGAAAAGTCAAAATCTATTTAGAATCCGAATCCACAGAAAAAAAAGGGAAAGAGTATATTTTAGTAACACCAAAAACTGATAATGATCTTACTGAGGAGATTAAGGAATCATCAGCAGTAATAACAGAAGATGAGGATGAAGAAAGTAATGTTGTTCGTATTTCAAAACAATTAGGAATTCCAATTATTCTTGGGGTAAAAGGTGCTGTGAATCAACTTAAAAGCAATGAATTCATCACTCTAGAAATAGAACAAGGTCTTATTCATAGAAATCAAGATCCAGACATTGGAATTGGCTTAGGGGAATAA
- the ftsH gene encoding ATP-dependent zinc metalloprotease FtsH codes for MNQRWRLLLLWFLPVFMASLLAWQVIGGANPNTVDSERTVSAPRNAAVARMSYGRFLDYVEAGRVTSVDIYDGGKNAVVEAVEPDLDNRVQKIRVDLPGLAPELINTLKNEGISFDIHPQRKAPPALGVFGNLLFPLLLIGGLILLARRSNSMQGGPGQAMQFGKTKARFAMEAETGVKFDDVAGVSEAKQDLQEVVTFLKQPERFTSIGAQIPKGVLLIGPPGTGKTLLAKAIAGEAGVPFFSLSGSEFVEMFVGVGASRVRDLFKRAKENNPCLIFIDEIDAVGRQRGAGIGGGNDEREQTLNQLLTEMDGFEGNSGIIIIAATNRPDVLDSALMRPGRFDRQVSVDAPDIKGRLSILKVHSRNKKLEENLSLSSVARRTPGFTGADLANLLNEAAILTARRKKTAISLHEIDDAVDRIIAGMEGQPLTDGRSKRLIAYHEVGHALIGTLVKEHDPVQKVTLIPRGQAKGLTWFSPDDEQSLVSKAQLKARIMGALGGRAAEDIVFGHSEVTTGAGGDIQQVASLARQMVTRFGMSDLGPVSLENGNQEVFLGRDLMTRNDISDAISRQIDEKVREMVKSCYKDTLSILRKNREAMDNLVDLLIEKETMNGEELIDVVSKYSSIPEKERTTPIL; via the coding sequence ATGAATCAGCGCTGGCGTTTGCTTCTTCTATGGTTCTTGCCAGTCTTCATGGCGTCTTTGCTCGCATGGCAGGTTATAGGTGGCGCAAACCCGAACACTGTCGATTCAGAAAGGACGGTTTCAGCTCCTAGAAATGCTGCTGTTGCGAGAATGAGTTATGGAAGATTCCTAGATTATGTAGAAGCTGGAAGGGTTACCTCAGTAGATATATATGACGGTGGTAAAAATGCTGTGGTTGAAGCAGTAGAACCTGATCTAGACAACAGAGTTCAAAAAATAAGAGTTGATCTACCAGGTCTAGCTCCTGAACTGATCAACACCTTGAAGAATGAGGGAATTAGTTTTGATATCCACCCTCAAAGAAAAGCCCCACCAGCCTTAGGAGTGTTTGGGAATTTATTATTCCCACTTTTATTAATTGGTGGTCTAATACTTCTTGCTCGCAGATCAAACTCCATGCAAGGAGGGCCTGGACAGGCTATGCAGTTTGGGAAAACAAAGGCAAGGTTCGCAATGGAAGCGGAAACTGGAGTGAAATTTGACGATGTCGCAGGTGTATCCGAGGCAAAACAAGATCTTCAAGAAGTAGTTACCTTTCTAAAGCAACCTGAAAGGTTCACTTCAATTGGTGCACAAATCCCTAAAGGGGTGCTTTTAATAGGTCCTCCTGGCACAGGGAAAACCCTTCTTGCAAAGGCTATAGCAGGAGAAGCCGGAGTCCCATTCTTCTCGCTATCTGGCTCAGAGTTTGTAGAGATGTTTGTTGGAGTAGGAGCGAGCCGAGTACGTGATTTATTTAAAAGAGCTAAAGAAAACAATCCTTGCCTAATATTTATTGATGAAATAGATGCAGTAGGTCGCCAAAGAGGCGCTGGAATAGGAGGTGGGAACGACGAGAGAGAACAAACCCTTAATCAATTACTTACAGAAATGGATGGGTTCGAAGGTAATAGTGGGATTATTATTATTGCGGCAACTAATAGGCCCGATGTTCTGGACTCAGCATTGATGAGGCCTGGAAGGTTTGACAGACAGGTCTCAGTTGATGCACCAGATATAAAAGGCAGGCTTTCTATACTTAAAGTGCATTCACGAAATAAAAAGTTAGAAGAAAACCTTTCATTATCAAGTGTTGCCAGGAGAACACCCGGCTTTACTGGAGCAGATCTAGCAAACCTACTAAATGAAGCAGCAATACTTACTGCTCGTAGAAAGAAAACTGCTATAAGCCTTCATGAAATAGATGATGCAGTTGACAGAATAATTGCTGGCATGGAGGGCCAGCCTCTAACTGATGGAAGAAGCAAAAGGCTTATTGCTTATCACGAAGTTGGTCACGCTTTAATAGGAACGCTTGTAAAGGAACATGATCCTGTTCAAAAAGTAACTCTTATACCTAGAGGTCAAGCGAAAGGGCTGACATGGTTTTCACCCGATGACGAACAATCCTTAGTTAGTAAGGCTCAGTTAAAAGCAAGAATAATGGGAGCACTTGGAGGAAGAGCTGCCGAAGATATTGTATTTGGACATTCTGAAGTCACCACTGGAGCAGGAGGAGATATACAACAAGTTGCCTCCTTGGCAAGGCAAATGGTTACTCGCTTTGGGATGAGTGATTTAGGTCCTGTTTCTCTTGAGAATGGAAACCAAGAAGTGTTCCTAGGAAGAGATTTAATGACCAGAAATGATATATCTGATGCAATATCTCGTCAAATTGATGAAAAAGTTAGAGAAATGGTAAAGAGTTGCTATAAAGACACCTTATCCATTCTCAGGAAGAACCGGGAAGCAATGGATAACCTGGTTGATTTACTTATAGAAAAAGAAACAATGAATGGTGAAGAACTTATTGATGTTGTATCTAAATATAGTTCAATTCCAGAGAAAGAAAGGACTACACCAATTCTTTAA
- the dxs gene encoding 1-deoxy-D-xylulose-5-phosphate synthase → MRLSELTHPNQLHGLSTAELEDVACQIRERHLQVVSTSGGHLGPGLGVVELTIALYQTLDLDKDKVVWDVGHQAYPHKLLTGRFERFDSLRQQHGVAGYLKRTESSFDHFGAGHASTSISAALGMALARERRGESFKCVAVIGDGALTGGMALEAINHAGHLPKTPFLVVLNDNDMSISPPVGALSTYLNRIRHSPPLQFLTDSVEESVKNLPFMGGELPEDLKSLKGSMRRLAVPKMGAVFEELGFTYMGPIDGHDISLMIRTFDAAHKVGGPVLVHVCTTKGKGYPYAEADQVGYHAQSAFDLTTGKSVPSKTPKPPSYSKVFGQTLVKLCQADPTIVGITAAMATGTGLDLLQKAVPDQYLDVGIAEQHAVTLAGGMACEGLKPVVAIYSTFLQRAYDQLIHDIGIQNLPVTFVLDRAGIVGADGPTHQGQYDISYLRAVPNFTVMAPKDEAELQRMLVTCIQHKGPSALRIPRGSGEGVPIMEEGIEPLQIGKGEVLSKGENILIVAYGSMVSPATKTAELLLKEGFSSTLINARFLRPLDQSLIHPIARRIGKLVTIEEGAIAGGFGAAVVESLVDQNILIPTLRIAIPDKLVDHASPQQSKEDLGLTPTQMCEKIMSFFDLNPGPELIKNESIKEQFEKNIN, encoded by the coding sequence ATGCGTCTTAGCGAGTTAACACATCCAAATCAATTACATGGACTCAGCACAGCTGAGCTTGAAGATGTTGCTTGTCAGATTCGAGAACGACATTTACAAGTCGTGTCTACCAGTGGTGGCCATTTAGGTCCAGGCCTGGGTGTTGTTGAATTAACAATTGCGTTGTATCAAACACTTGACCTCGATAAGGACAAAGTTGTTTGGGATGTTGGTCATCAGGCTTATCCCCATAAACTTCTTACAGGTCGTTTTGAACGATTTGATTCTCTACGTCAACAGCATGGTGTTGCGGGATATCTTAAAAGAACTGAAAGTAGCTTTGACCATTTTGGGGCGGGTCATGCCAGCACTTCAATCTCAGCAGCCCTAGGGATGGCTCTAGCTAGGGAAAGAAGGGGGGAGTCTTTTAAATGTGTAGCAGTGATTGGTGATGGTGCTTTGACTGGGGGAATGGCTCTTGAGGCGATAAATCACGCTGGCCACTTACCTAAGACACCCTTTTTAGTTGTTTTAAACGATAATGACATGTCTATATCTCCCCCTGTGGGAGCTTTGTCAACTTATTTAAATCGCATCAGACATAGTCCTCCTCTGCAATTTCTCACTGACAGTGTTGAGGAAAGTGTTAAAAACCTTCCTTTTATGGGTGGTGAACTTCCGGAAGATCTCAAATCCCTAAAAGGCAGCATGAGAAGGTTGGCAGTTCCAAAGATGGGAGCTGTTTTTGAAGAGTTAGGTTTCACTTATATGGGTCCAATTGACGGTCATGACATTAGTCTCATGATTCGAACGTTTGATGCTGCCCATAAGGTAGGTGGGCCTGTATTGGTTCATGTTTGCACTACTAAAGGGAAGGGCTATCCATATGCCGAAGCTGATCAAGTTGGTTATCACGCTCAATCAGCTTTTGACTTGACAACTGGTAAGTCAGTTCCTTCTAAGACTCCTAAACCCCCAAGCTATAGCAAGGTCTTTGGACAGACTCTTGTGAAACTTTGCCAAGCAGACCCAACTATTGTTGGGATTACAGCAGCTATGGCAACTGGGACAGGGTTAGATCTTCTTCAAAAGGCTGTACCTGATCAATATTTGGATGTTGGAATTGCAGAGCAACATGCTGTCACTCTTGCTGGAGGGATGGCATGTGAGGGATTAAAGCCAGTAGTTGCTATCTACAGTACTTTTTTGCAACGAGCATATGATCAGTTGATTCATGATATTGGCATTCAAAATTTGCCGGTAACGTTTGTATTAGATAGAGCAGGAATTGTAGGTGCAGATGGTCCAACTCACCAAGGTCAATATGATATTAGTTATTTAAGAGCTGTCCCTAACTTTACCGTTATGGCACCTAAGGATGAAGCCGAATTACAAAGAATGTTAGTTACTTGTATTCAGCATAAAGGACCATCTGCTTTACGTATTCCGCGTGGATCAGGAGAAGGTGTACCTATTATGGAAGAGGGAATTGAACCCTTACAAATTGGCAAGGGAGAAGTCTTATCGAAAGGTGAAAATATATTAATAGTGGCATATGGTTCAATGGTTTCTCCTGCAACTAAAACTGCAGAACTTCTTCTTAAAGAAGGCTTTTCTTCCACTTTAATTAATGCAAGGTTTTTGAGGCCATTAGATCAATCGTTGATCCATCCAATTGCAAGAAGAATCGGGAAATTAGTCACCATTGAAGAGGGTGCAATTGCTGGCGGATTCGGTGCAGCAGTTGTTGAGTCCCTTGTCGATCAAAATATACTTATACCCACTTTGAGAATTGCTATTCCAGATAAGCTTGTTGATCATGCCAGCCCTCAGCAAAGCAAAGAAGATCTAGGCCTAACTCCAACACAAATGTGTGAGAAGATCATGAGCTTTTTTGATTTAAACCCTGGCCCAGAGTTAATCAAGAATGAAAGTATAAAAGAGCAATTTGAAAAGAATATAAATTAA
- a CDS encoding nucleoside triphosphate pyrophosphohydrolase family protein, with the protein MELNHYQEQARTTALYPNVGENPIYPTLGLTGESGEVADKVKKVIRDKGGVFDESSSEAIMLELGDVLWYVAQLSSELGFSLEHVAKANLAKLASRADRGRLGGEGDKR; encoded by the coding sequence ATGGAACTAAATCATTATCAGGAGCAGGCCAGGACAACAGCGCTTTATCCAAATGTTGGAGAAAACCCCATTTATCCAACGCTTGGTCTAACTGGTGAATCAGGTGAGGTCGCTGACAAGGTTAAGAAGGTGATTCGAGATAAAGGGGGAGTTTTTGATGAGAGTTCTTCTGAAGCTATCATGCTAGAGCTAGGTGATGTGCTTTGGTATGTGGCACAACTTTCAAGTGAGTTAGGGTTTTCCCTCGAGCATGTTGCAAAAGCTAATTTAGCTAAATTAGCCAGTAGGGCAGATAGGGGACGTTTAGGAGGTGAAGGCGACAAGAGGTGA
- the scpB gene encoding SMC-Scp complex subunit ScpB: MANQPTTTFSEDARVSLQARIEAILYLKGKPTSAKELAELSGETESSVEEALLTLMACYAQRDTALEILETNRSYSLQLRPGLGGLVQNLLPVDLSTATLRTLATIALKKRILQSDLVELRGSGAYDHIKELREQNFIERKRQSEGRSYWITLSEKFHRTFSVIPELNAAESQKAA; this comes from the coding sequence ATGGCCAACCAACCAACCACCACCTTTAGTGAAGACGCAAGAGTCTCACTTCAAGCTCGTATAGAAGCGATCCTTTACTTAAAAGGAAAGCCAACTAGCGCTAAAGAATTAGCTGAACTATCTGGTGAAACAGAAAGTTCCGTAGAAGAAGCATTGCTAACACTAATGGCATGCTATGCACAAAGAGATACAGCGCTTGAAATCCTAGAAACTAATAGAAGTTATAGCCTTCAGTTACGTCCAGGACTAGGTGGTCTAGTTCAAAATCTTTTGCCTGTTGATCTTTCAACTGCCACCCTTAGAACTCTTGCAACCATCGCACTAAAGAAAAGAATTCTTCAATCTGACCTGGTTGAATTAAGAGGTTCAGGAGCCTATGACCATATAAAAGAATTACGTGAACAAAATTTCATTGAGCGAAAACGACAAAGTGAGGGTAGGTCTTATTGGATAACCCTTTCAGAAAAATTTCATAGAACCTTTTCTGTCATTCCAGAATTAAATGCAGCAGAATCCCAAAAAGCAGCATAG